The Nitrospira tepida genome includes a window with the following:
- a CDS encoding acyl-CoA mutase large subunit family protein, whose amino-acid sequence MNERKPQFTTLSGIEVAQVYTADELKSWSPEQDLSRPGEFPYTRGIYPTMYRGRLWTMRQFAGFGSAEDTNRRFKYLLEHGQTGLSVAFDMPTLMGLDADDPLAHGEIGHCGVSISSLADMERLFEGIPLDQVTTSMTINGPAAVLFAMYLAAAERRGIPFERLGGTLQNDILKEYIAQKEWLFPPEPSLRLITDTIEYCADSVPKWHPVSISGYHIREAGSTAVQELAFTLYNGLTYVEAAVKTGLAVDRFAPKLSFFFNVHNDLFEEIAKFRAARRLWAREMRRRYNPADPRSLQLRCHAQTAGCSLTAQQPLNNVVRTALQALAAVLGGTQSLHTNSMDETLALPTEDAVRLALRTQQVIAHESEVVNTIDPLGGSYYVETLTNRLEEGARDYFQRLDDMGGMVKAIEQGYPQREILDASQRYQREVERGDRTIVGVNEFVESEPQKIPILKIGPEVEAEQVARLSDLRKSRDPFKMAGAIEAVQEAAVCHENLMPYLVEAVKAKATLGEICAALKEVFGTYREPVVL is encoded by the coding sequence ATGAACGAGCGGAAACCCCAATTCACTACCCTTTCGGGAATTGAAGTTGCGCAGGTCTATACCGCCGACGAGCTGAAGAGCTGGTCCCCCGAGCAGGACCTCAGCCGACCGGGCGAGTTTCCCTACACCCGCGGCATCTATCCGACCATGTACCGAGGACGCCTGTGGACCATGCGGCAGTTCGCGGGATTCGGATCGGCCGAGGACACCAACCGCCGGTTCAAGTATCTCCTCGAACACGGGCAAACGGGGTTGAGTGTGGCCTTCGACATGCCGACGCTGATGGGCCTCGACGCGGACGATCCGCTGGCCCACGGGGAGATCGGGCACTGCGGGGTCTCGATCTCATCCTTGGCAGACATGGAACGGCTGTTCGAGGGCATTCCGCTCGATCAGGTCACGACCTCGATGACGATCAATGGGCCGGCCGCGGTGCTCTTCGCCATGTACCTCGCGGCCGCGGAGCGCCGCGGCATTCCCTTCGAGCGGCTCGGCGGGACCCTGCAGAACGACATCCTTAAGGAATACATCGCCCAGAAGGAGTGGCTGTTTCCGCCGGAGCCGTCGCTGCGCTTGATCACCGACACGATCGAGTACTGCGCCGACTCGGTTCCCAAGTGGCATCCGGTGAGCATCAGCGGCTACCACATCCGCGAAGCGGGCTCGACGGCCGTTCAAGAACTGGCGTTCACCCTCTACAACGGGCTCACTTACGTGGAGGCGGCGGTGAAGACGGGATTGGCCGTAGACCGGTTCGCGCCGAAACTGTCGTTCTTCTTTAATGTCCATAACGATCTCTTCGAGGAGATCGCCAAGTTCAGGGCGGCGCGGCGCCTGTGGGCGCGCGAAATGCGACGGCGCTATAACCCAGCCGATCCCCGATCGCTCCAACTGCGTTGTCATGCGCAGACCGCCGGCTGCTCGCTGACCGCGCAACAGCCGTTGAACAACGTGGTGCGCACGGCCTTGCAAGCCTTGGCGGCCGTGCTGGGCGGAACCCAGTCCCTCCACACCAACTCGATGGACGAAACTCTGGCGCTGCCGACGGAGGACGCCGTCCGGCTGGCGTTGCGCACGCAGCAGGTAATCGCCCATGAGAGCGAGGTGGTGAACACGATCGATCCGCTGGGCGGGTCCTACTATGTCGAGACGCTCACGAATCGGCTCGAGGAAGGCGCGCGCGATTATTTCCAGCGGCTGGACGACATGGGAGGGATGGTCAAGGCGATCGAGCAGGGCTATCCGCAGCGGGAAATCCTGGATGCCTCGCAGCGGTACCAGCGCGAGGTCGAGCGGGGCGACCGGACCATCGTCGGCGTCAACGAGTTCGTCGAATCGGAGCCCCAGAAGATCCCGATCCTCAAGATCGGGCCGGAGGTCGAAGCGGAGCAGGTGGCCCGGCTCTCCGACCTCAGGAAGTCGCGCGACCCGTTCAAGATGGCGGGGGCCATCGAAGCAGTGCAGGAGGCGGCCGTCTGCCACGAGAACCTGATGCCGTACCTGGTCGAGGCCGTGAAGGCGAAGGCGACGTTGGGGGAGATCTGCGCGGCGCTCAAGGAAGTGTTTGGGACGTATCGCGAGCCCGTGGTGTTGTAA
- a CDS encoding hydroxymethylglutaryl-CoA lyase: MSPTLPHTGETGTARRPVRIVEVGPRDGLQSEAAILSTEVKVAFINALSRTGVAEIEAGSFVSAKAVPQLANSEDVFRKIERVPGVTYSALVPNERGLERARAVGAQKIAVFIAASDTFTRRNINATIAESLERFRPVVAGAKRDGMALRGYVSTALFCPYEGRVAPARVADVTKRLLDLGVDEISLGDTIGKGAPTDVRKLLDAVLLGLPPERLALHFHDTYGMAVANVLTAWWEYGIGTFDSSAGGLGGCPYAPGASGNVATEDVVYALKACGATVAVDERKVVAAAQSVGRELNRRLSSRLSQVESSGTLEA; encoded by the coding sequence ATGAGTCCAACCCTGCCGCACACCGGTGAGACCGGCACGGCCAGGAGGCCTGTCCGGATTGTCGAGGTGGGCCCGAGGGACGGCCTGCAGAGCGAAGCGGCCATCCTCTCGACCGAAGTCAAGGTGGCCTTTATCAACGCCCTGTCCAGAACCGGCGTGGCGGAGATCGAGGCCGGGTCGTTCGTCTCGGCCAAGGCCGTGCCGCAACTGGCGAACAGTGAGGACGTCTTCCGCAAGATCGAGCGGGTGCCCGGCGTGACTTACTCGGCGCTGGTTCCGAATGAACGGGGGCTGGAGCGGGCGCGGGCGGTTGGGGCGCAGAAGATCGCGGTCTTCATCGCCGCCTCCGACACCTTTACGCGGCGCAACATCAACGCGACGATCGCCGAATCGCTCGAACGGTTCCGGCCGGTGGTGGCCGGTGCCAAGCGCGACGGCATGGCCCTGCGCGGCTATGTGTCCACGGCGCTCTTCTGTCCTTATGAAGGCCGGGTCGCTCCGGCTCGGGTTGCGGATGTGACCAAGCGCCTGCTCGACCTCGGCGTGGATGAGATCTCGCTGGGCGATACGATCGGGAAGGGGGCCCCCACCGACGTTCGGAAGCTCTTGGACGCGGTGCTTCTCGGTCTTCCGCCCGAGCGGCTCGCGCTCCATTTTCACGATACCTATGGGATGGCGGTCGCCAATGTCTTGACCGCCTGGTGGGAGTACGGAATCGGGACATTCGACTCTTCCGCCGGAGGGCTGGGCGGCTGTCCCTATGCGCCTGGGGCCTCCGGCAACGTGGCCACGGAAGACGTGGTCTACGCGCTGAAAGCTTGCGGCGCGACCGTGGCCGTCGACGAGCGCAAGGTGGTGGCGGCCGCGCAATCCGTCGGCCGCGAGCTGAACCGCCGGCTCTCGTCCCGGCTGTCGCAGGTCGAGTCGTCCGGAACCCTTGAGGCATAA
- a CDS encoding carboxyl transferase domain-containing protein: MRVLKSGVSTTSEEFRRNRQHYEGLVADLKKHLAQIQAGGPADATALHKKRGKLTARERIALLLDPDSFWLELSPLAAFGLYDNGVPAAGIITGIGYVAGRPCVIAANDATVKGGTYFPATIKKHLRAQEIALENRLPAIYLVDSGGVFLPMQAEVFADRDHFGRIFYDQARMSALGIPQIAVVMGMCTAGGAYVPAMCDENVIVKGTGTIYLAGPPLVKAATGEEVTAEALGGGDLHTRLSGVSDHLAEDDRDALEICRSIVATLGKKPPRRSRPAVEEPLYSAGDLYGLIPSNPRQTFDTRDVIARLVDGSRFHEFKARYGTTLVCGFAHWMGHLVGIVANNGVLFSEAALKGAHFVQLCSQRRIPLVFLQNITGFMVGKDYEARGIIKDGAKMVQAVATAEVPKFTVIIGASHGAGNYAMCGRAYGPRFLFAWPNARISVMGAQQAAQVLVTVKQQQLEREGKTLPDEERDRITESIRRQYEQEGSAYFSSGRLWDDGIIDPIDTRRVLGLCLDIAASLPTRESHPPVFRM, translated from the coding sequence ATGCGCGTGCTGAAGAGCGGGGTGAGCACAACCTCCGAGGAGTTTCGCCGGAACCGGCAGCATTATGAAGGCCTGGTCGCGGATCTCAAAAAGCATCTGGCTCAGATCCAGGCCGGAGGGCCGGCCGATGCGACGGCCTTGCACAAGAAACGCGGCAAGCTCACGGCCCGCGAGCGGATTGCCTTGCTGCTCGATCCCGATTCCTTCTGGCTCGAGCTGAGCCCGCTCGCGGCCTTCGGCCTCTATGACAACGGAGTTCCCGCCGCCGGAATCATCACCGGGATCGGGTACGTTGCCGGTCGCCCCTGCGTCATCGCCGCCAACGACGCGACCGTCAAGGGCGGTACCTATTTCCCCGCGACGATCAAGAAGCATCTGCGCGCGCAGGAGATCGCGCTTGAGAACCGCCTGCCCGCGATCTACCTGGTCGATTCCGGCGGGGTGTTCCTGCCCATGCAGGCCGAGGTCTTTGCGGACCGCGACCACTTCGGACGCATTTTCTACGACCAGGCCCGGATGTCGGCGCTGGGCATCCCGCAGATTGCGGTCGTGATGGGCATGTGCACGGCCGGCGGCGCCTATGTGCCGGCCATGTGCGATGAAAACGTGATCGTGAAGGGCACGGGGACTATTTATCTCGCGGGCCCGCCGTTGGTGAAGGCCGCCACCGGCGAGGAAGTCACGGCGGAGGCGCTCGGCGGCGGCGATCTGCATACGAGACTGTCCGGCGTGAGCGACCACCTGGCCGAAGACGACCGCGATGCGCTGGAGATCTGCCGCTCCATCGTGGCCACGCTGGGCAAGAAGCCGCCGAGGCGGTCACGTCCTGCCGTCGAGGAACCGCTCTATTCGGCCGGCGATCTCTACGGCCTGATTCCCAGCAACCCGCGCCAGACCTTTGACACACGGGACGTCATCGCGCGGCTTGTCGACGGAAGCCGGTTTCACGAGTTCAAGGCCCGCTATGGCACCACGCTGGTCTGTGGCTTCGCGCACTGGATGGGCCATCTGGTCGGAATCGTGGCCAACAACGGGGTGCTGTTCTCCGAAGCCGCGCTCAAAGGCGCCCATTTCGTGCAGCTCTGTTCGCAGCGGCGCATTCCGCTCGTCTTCCTCCAGAACATCACGGGGTTCATGGTCGGAAAGGACTACGAGGCGCGCGGGATCATCAAGGACGGCGCCAAGATGGTGCAGGCCGTGGCGACCGCGGAGGTGCCGAAGTTCACGGTGATCATCGGCGCGTCGCACGGCGCCGGCAATTACGCCATGTGCGGGCGTGCCTATGGCCCGCGATTCCTGTTCGCCTGGCCCAACGCACGGATCTCGGTCATGGGCGCGCAGCAGGCGGCGCAGGTGCTCGTGACCGTGAAACAGCAACAGCTCGAGCGGGAAGGCAAGACCTTGCCGGACGAGGAACGGGATCGCATCACCGAGTCCATCCGGCGGCAATACGAGCAGGAGGGGAGCGCCTATTTCAGCTCGGGCCGGCTCTGGGACGACGGGATCATCGATCCGATCGACACCCGCCGGGTGCTCGGCCTCTGTCTGGATATAGCGGCGTCGTTGCCGACCCGCGAATCCCATCCGCCGGTGTTCCGGATGTAG
- a CDS encoding dihydrolipoamide acetyltransferase family protein — protein MATDIVMPQLGESIAEGTVVKWLVPKGGRIEKDQPLLEVETDKVALEIPSPATGLLIEVLVQPGETVPVGTVLARLDGGVTAETGVINRVGGVVVRPAEPMSGGEEHYSLAVRQLAKEHGVDLHQVVGTGEGGRVTKKDVLAFVAGREPTATQPTPAGVKREAPRELREQDEILPLTQMRRTIAERMVKSKQAAPHVATFFEVDCSGIARFREGKSLTYLPFIISSVCRALKELPIMNSSWGDSGIVLRKDIHMSVAVALDEGLLVPVIQHADRKGLLELSKEVADLAERARNKKLAPEEVQGGTFTITNHGGFGSLFSTPIINQPQIAILGIGAVQKRAVVIHDAIAIRPMCYLSLSFDHRVIDGATADQFMAKIKRDLEQQDWEKRL, from the coding sequence ATGGCGACCGACATTGTCATGCCGCAACTGGGCGAGAGCATCGCGGAAGGGACCGTGGTCAAGTGGCTGGTCCCGAAAGGCGGACGGATCGAGAAGGATCAGCCGCTGCTCGAAGTGGAGACCGACAAGGTCGCCTTGGAGATCCCCTCGCCGGCGACGGGCCTGCTTATCGAGGTGCTGGTTCAGCCTGGGGAGACGGTGCCCGTCGGCACGGTGCTGGCCCGTCTGGACGGTGGCGTCACGGCTGAGACTGGGGTCATCAACCGGGTCGGCGGCGTGGTGGTGCGTCCGGCCGAGCCAATGTCCGGCGGGGAGGAACATTATTCCCTCGCGGTCCGCCAACTGGCGAAGGAACATGGCGTAGATTTGCATCAGGTCGTCGGGACGGGCGAGGGAGGGCGCGTCACAAAAAAGGACGTGCTGGCCTTTGTCGCCGGGCGCGAACCCACGGCGACGCAACCTACCCCGGCGGGGGTGAAGCGAGAGGCGCCGAGAGAGCTGCGGGAACAGGATGAGATACTCCCGCTCACGCAGATGCGCCGGACCATCGCCGAACGGATGGTGAAGAGCAAGCAGGCCGCTCCCCATGTCGCCACCTTCTTCGAGGTGGACTGCTCCGGGATCGCCCGCTTTCGTGAAGGGAAGTCGTTGACCTATTTGCCCTTCATCATCAGTTCCGTGTGCCGCGCGCTTAAGGAACTGCCGATCATGAACTCCTCATGGGGCGACTCGGGGATCGTCCTCAGGAAGGACATCCATATGAGCGTTGCCGTGGCGCTCGACGAGGGGCTGTTAGTGCCCGTGATCCAGCACGCCGACCGCAAAGGATTGCTGGAACTCTCCAAGGAAGTGGCGGACCTGGCCGAGCGCGCCAGAAACAAGAAGCTCGCGCCGGAGGAGGTCCAGGGCGGCACCTTTACGATCACGAACCATGGAGGATTCGGGAGCCTCTTCAGCACGCCGATCATCAACCAGCCCCAGATTGCGATCCTCGGGATCGGCGCCGTGCAGAAACGGGCGGTCGTCATCCACGATGCAATCGCGATTCGGCCCATGTGTTATCTGAGCCTTTCGTTCGATCACCGCGTGATCGACGGCGCCACCGCCGATCAGTTTATGGCCAAGATCAAGCGTGATCTCGAGCAGCAGGATTGGGAGAAGCGCCTATGA
- a CDS encoding thiolase family protein gives MTHRPQAVIVSAVRTPMGSFNGVFSPVPATKLGSLAIAEALRRIELRPDRVDEVYMGSVLSAGLGQAPARQASMGAGIPNSVGATTVNKVCGSSLMTAIMAARAVQLGDAKVIVAGGMENMSRAPYLLEKARQGYRLGHGELTDSLIKDGLWDVYNNFHMGHGGELCAAKYRFTREELDDFALESYRRAREAVTSGAFAREIVPVEVPQKKGPSLVVREDEEPNRADLSKLRSLKPVFQEDGVLTVGNSPSCNDGAAALVIMADDEAARLGLKPMARIVGYAGAALAPEWFTIAPVEAIKLVLKQTGLSVGEIDLFEINEAFSSVSLAVNRELGLDPKRVNVHGGAVALGHPIGATGARIVTTLLHAMEARGVRRGLASLCIGGGEALAMIVER, from the coding sequence ATGACGCATCGACCGCAAGCGGTGATTGTGAGCGCGGTGAGGACCCCGATGGGAAGCTTCAACGGGGTCTTCAGTCCTGTGCCCGCGACCAAGCTGGGGAGCCTCGCCATCGCCGAAGCCTTGAGACGCATCGAGCTTCGTCCGGATCGCGTGGACGAAGTCTACATGGGGTCCGTGTTGAGCGCAGGGCTGGGCCAGGCGCCGGCGAGACAGGCTTCCATGGGCGCGGGTATTCCGAACTCTGTCGGCGCGACGACCGTGAACAAAGTCTGCGGCTCAAGCCTCATGACGGCGATCATGGCCGCGCGCGCCGTCCAACTCGGCGACGCAAAGGTCATCGTGGCGGGCGGCATGGAAAACATGAGCCGCGCGCCCTACCTGCTCGAGAAGGCCCGACAGGGCTACCGGCTCGGGCACGGGGAACTGACCGACAGTTTGATCAAAGACGGGTTGTGGGACGTCTATAACAATTTTCACATGGGCCATGGAGGCGAGCTCTGCGCCGCGAAATACCGTTTCACGAGGGAAGAGCTGGACGACTTCGCCTTGGAGAGCTATCGCCGGGCTCGGGAGGCGGTGACCTCCGGCGCCTTTGCCAGGGAGATCGTGCCGGTGGAGGTGCCGCAGAAAAAAGGACCTTCGCTCGTTGTGCGGGAGGACGAAGAACCCAATCGGGCCGATCTGAGCAAACTGCGCTCGTTGAAGCCGGTGTTTCAGGAGGACGGCGTGCTAACGGTGGGCAATTCTCCGTCCTGCAACGACGGAGCTGCGGCGCTGGTGATCATGGCGGACGACGAGGCGGCACGACTTGGACTGAAGCCGATGGCGCGAATCGTCGGCTATGCGGGCGCGGCGCTCGCGCCGGAATGGTTCACGATCGCGCCGGTCGAAGCCATCAAGCTGGTGCTCAAGCAGACGGGGCTGTCCGTCGGTGAGATTGATCTGTTCGAGATCAATGAAGCCTTCTCCTCTGTCTCGCTTGCGGTGAACCGGGAATTAGGGCTCGATCCCAAACGGGTCAACGTCCACGGCGGTGCCGTGGCCTTGGGCCATCCGATTGGAGCAACCGGCGCCCGCATCGTGACGACACTGCTCCACGCGATGGAGGCGCGAGGGGTCAGGCGCGGGCTGGCCAGCCTCTGCATCGGAGGCGGCGAGGCGCTGGCCATGATTGTGGAGCGGTAG
- a CDS encoding cobalamin B12-binding domain-containing protein, with translation MAVATEPIRVLIGKVGLDGHDRGVKLIARALRDAGMEVIYTGLHQTPEQVVNTAIQEDVDAIGLSILSGAHKTLFARVIELLKERGAEDIAVFGGGVIPDDDLPLLKAAGVRALFRPGAPMGEIVEFVKGLKLQR, from the coding sequence ATGGCAGTAGCGACGGAACCCATCCGCGTGTTGATCGGCAAAGTCGGGCTCGACGGGCACGACCGAGGCGTGAAACTCATTGCGCGCGCGCTCCGGGACGCGGGCATGGAAGTGATTTATACGGGCCTGCACCAGACGCCGGAACAGGTGGTGAACACGGCGATTCAGGAGGACGTGGACGCGATCGGCCTCAGCATCCTTTCAGGGGCGCACAAGACGCTGTTCGCGCGCGTGATCGAGTTGCTGAAGGAGCGGGGGGCGGAGGACATCGCTGTCTTCGGCGGAGGGGTCATTCCCGACGACGACCTTCCCCTGTTGAAGGCGGCCGGCGTCCGAGCGCTGTTTCGGCCGGGCGCGCCGATGGGCGAGATCGTGGAGTTCGTGAAGGGGCTCAAGTTGCAGAGGTAG
- a CDS encoding MBL fold metallo-hydrolase has product MAAMKLGEFDIYPVTDGRFRLDGGAMFGVVPKVLWQRCCDADELNRIPLSLTCLLIKAHGRNILVDTGLGDKGDDKFHRMFAVDRKRTLLASLREHGLDADDIHMVINTHLHFDHAGGNTRRDGRGSLAPAFPKATYFIQQGEFEDAARANERTKASYRSENIVPVAEHYRWELLHGDTEVLPGITAVVTAGHTRYHQGVKIESEGRTAFFLGDLIPTVSHLPLPYIMGYDLYPIQTLETKRWVLDRAFEERWLLIFEHDPLVQAGYVRRDHAGKYVLEEVRAWQ; this is encoded by the coding sequence ATGGCAGCTATGAAACTCGGCGAGTTTGACATCTATCCCGTAACGGACGGGCGGTTCCGGCTGGACGGAGGGGCGATGTTCGGCGTGGTGCCGAAGGTGCTCTGGCAGCGGTGCTGCGACGCGGACGAGTTGAACCGGATTCCCTTGAGCCTGACCTGTCTGCTCATCAAGGCCCACGGCCGGAACATCCTCGTGGATACGGGTTTGGGCGACAAGGGCGACGACAAGTTCCATCGCATGTTCGCGGTGGACCGGAAGCGCACGTTGCTCGCCTCGCTCAGGGAACATGGCTTGGACGCGGATGACATTCACATGGTCATCAACACCCACCTGCATTTTGACCATGCCGGCGGCAATACCAGGCGTGACGGTCGAGGGTCGCTTGCCCCGGCCTTCCCCAAGGCTACCTATTTCATCCAGCAGGGCGAGTTCGAAGACGCGGCCCGGGCCAACGAACGGACGAAAGCCAGTTACCGTAGCGAAAATATCGTGCCGGTGGCGGAGCATTACCGGTGGGAGCTGTTGCATGGCGACACGGAGGTGCTGCCGGGCATTACCGCGGTCGTGACGGCGGGCCATACCCGCTATCACCAGGGGGTTAAGATCGAATCAGAAGGCCGAACGGCGTTTTTCCTCGGCGATCTCATCCCGACGGTCTCGCACCTGCCGCTCCCCTACATCATGGGGTACGACCTCTACCCGATCCAGACGCTCGAGACTAAACGGTGGGTGCTGGACCGCGCGTTCGAGGAACGTTGGCTGCTGATCTTCGAACATGACCCGCTGGTGCAGGCCGGCTATGTCCGCAGAGACCACGCCGGCAAATATGTCCTGGAAGAGGTGCGAGCATGGCAGTAG
- a CDS encoding 3-hydroxyacyl-CoA dehydrogenase family protein: MKIDDVKTIGVVGAGQMGRGIAQVCAAAGWRVLLVDVTEEALKDAIKKIGQAVTKAVEKGALRPDQAGAVLALIRPMRSLEQLVEAQVVIEAVPEDRVMKQEVFAKLGRICDPATILSSNTSSISIASLGVASGRADRVVGIHFMNPVPVMRLVEVVRGVETSERTLTLALELVRRLGKTPVVCKDFPGFIVNRVLIPMINEAIFALEDGVALAESIDLAMVEGANHPVGPLALADRIGLDTVLAICEVLYQDLGDPKFCPCPLLRKYVEAGWLGRKSGRGFYIYDEQPALNAS; the protein is encoded by the coding sequence ATGAAGATCGACGACGTCAAGACCATCGGCGTGGTGGGGGCCGGGCAGATGGGCCGCGGCATCGCACAGGTCTGCGCAGCGGCCGGCTGGAGGGTCTTGCTGGTCGATGTAACGGAAGAGGCGCTCAAGGACGCGATCAAAAAGATCGGTCAAGCGGTGACCAAGGCCGTGGAGAAGGGGGCCCTCCGGCCGGATCAAGCCGGGGCGGTCCTGGCGCTGATCCGGCCGATGAGAAGTCTGGAACAGTTGGTGGAGGCCCAGGTCGTTATCGAAGCCGTTCCCGAAGATCGCGTCATGAAGCAAGAAGTCTTCGCGAAACTCGGCCGGATCTGCGACCCAGCGACGATCCTAAGCAGCAACACCTCTTCGATTTCCATCGCAAGCCTGGGCGTGGCCTCGGGGAGGGCGGACCGCGTGGTGGGGATTCACTTCATGAACCCGGTCCCGGTCATGCGTCTTGTGGAAGTCGTGCGGGGGGTCGAAACTTCCGAGCGCACGCTCACGCTTGCGCTTGAGCTCGTCCGCCGTCTGGGTAAGACGCCGGTCGTGTGCAAGGATTTCCCTGGCTTCATCGTGAACCGCGTCCTGATCCCGATGATCAACGAAGCCATCTTCGCCCTGGAAGATGGTGTCGCCTTGGCCGAATCGATCGACTTAGCCATGGTGGAAGGCGCCAACCATCCGGTGGGCCCGCTGGCTCTGGCCGACCGCATCGGCTTGGATACGGTGCTGGCGATCTGCGAAGTGCTCTACCAGGACCTCGGCGACCCGAAGTTTTGCCCCTGTCCACTGCTGCGGAAATACGTGGAGGCGGGGTGGCTCGGCAGGAAATCCGGTCGTGGGTTCTACATCTATGACGAGCAGCCGGCACTGAATGCTTCCTAG
- a CDS encoding enoyl-CoA hydratase-related protein, which yields MSESAVLVEQQDAVARVTLNRPDRRNSFDGSMVGELCEAFETLGRDQAVRVVVLGGAGAVFCAGADLRWMGSGGSVSPQQARGDAGSLVRMYRAIDECPCPVIARVQGSAFGGGVGLLAVCDIVIAVEGASFALSEARLGLVPAVIAPFVLRKAGESFMRRYALTGETFSASVARQFNLVHDVVERNGLDKRVDELIDAVAQLAPQALRHSKSLLRRIVQSPDPERWHLCAEANAEARLSEEAREGLQAFLAKRAPAWAGPRVNR from the coding sequence TTGAGCGAGTCCGCCGTTCTGGTCGAGCAGCAGGACGCCGTGGCCCGGGTCACGTTGAACAGGCCGGATCGCCGGAACTCGTTCGACGGATCGATGGTCGGCGAGCTGTGCGAAGCCTTCGAAACCTTGGGCCGCGACCAAGCTGTCCGGGTGGTGGTCTTGGGCGGGGCCGGAGCGGTCTTTTGCGCGGGCGCGGATCTTCGGTGGATGGGTTCGGGCGGCTCGGTCTCTCCCCAGCAGGCACGAGGGGACGCGGGGAGCCTGGTGAGGATGTATCGCGCCATCGATGAATGCCCCTGTCCCGTCATCGCGCGGGTCCAGGGATCGGCCTTCGGGGGAGGGGTCGGCCTGCTCGCCGTCTGCGATATCGTGATCGCGGTGGAGGGGGCTTCGTTCGCGTTGAGCGAAGCGCGGCTCGGGTTGGTGCCGGCGGTGATTGCGCCGTTCGTGCTGCGCAAGGCCGGGGAATCGTTCATGCGCCGTTATGCGTTGACCGGCGAAACGTTCTCCGCCTCGGTGGCTCGGCAATTCAACCTGGTCCACGATGTGGTCGAGCGGAATGGACTCGACAAACGGGTCGACGAACTGATCGACGCGGTGGCGCAACTGGCCCCGCAGGCGCTGCGGCACAGCAAGTCACTGCTTCGCCGGATCGTCCAGTCACCCGATCCAGAGCGCTGGCATCTCTGCGCGGAGGCCAATGCGGAGGCGAGGCTCTCGGAGGAGGCGCGGGAGGGGCTCCAAGCGTTCTTGGCGAAACGCGCCCCCGCCTGGGCGGGGCCGCGTGTGAATCGATAG
- the meaB gene encoding methylmalonyl Co-A mutase-associated GTPase MeaB — translation MVFPEVGPMTRTQVTTDVASLIEQVKTGDVRALSRAITLLEIGGPNGAAVSQRLGPRRGRANVIGVTGYPGAGKSTLIAQLIAAYRRLGMTVGVLAVDISSRVTGGALLGDRIRMQDWAADAGVYIRSMATRGHAGGLARATGDAVRVLETAEYDVVLIETIGVGQGELDVMDVAATVVAVVAPGLGDEVQAMKAGLLEVAHIVVVNKGDHPGAETTLRDLREWCPSVLKVVATTGEGVGDLLALIAERRRMRDLAASGIRPSLRSARRQS, via the coding sequence ATGGTCTTTCCCGAAGTCGGCCCAATGACCAGGACGCAGGTGACGACCGATGTCGCGTCACTGATCGAGCAGGTCAAGACAGGCGACGTGCGCGCCCTCTCCCGTGCGATCACGTTGCTGGAGATCGGCGGCCCGAACGGTGCGGCAGTCTCCCAGCGGCTGGGACCGAGGCGTGGGCGCGCCAACGTGATCGGCGTGACCGGGTATCCGGGCGCGGGCAAGAGCACGTTGATCGCGCAGCTCATCGCGGCCTATCGGCGACTGGGCATGACGGTCGGCGTGCTCGCGGTCGATATCAGCAGCCGCGTGACCGGCGGCGCGCTGCTCGGTGACCGCATCCGCATGCAGGATTGGGCCGCCGATGCCGGGGTCTACATCCGCAGCATGGCGACCAGAGGCCATGCGGGGGGACTGGCGCGGGCCACAGGCGACGCAGTGAGGGTACTGGAGACGGCCGAATATGATGTGGTGTTGATCGAAACGATCGGGGTTGGTCAGGGAGAGCTCGACGTCATGGATGTCGCGGCCACGGTTGTGGCGGTGGTGGCGCCGGGACTGGGCGATGAGGTGCAGGCGATGAAGGCCGGACTCCTGGAGGTGGCGCACATCGTCGTGGTGAACAAGGGCGATCATCCCGGCGCCGAGACCACCTTGCGCGATCTGCGCGAATGGTGCCCGTCCGTGCTGAAGGTGGTCGCCACGACAGGCGAGGGGGTGGGGGACCTGCTTGCGTTGATCGCCGAGCGGAGGCGGATGAGGGACTTGGCCGCCTCCGGAATACGTCCCTCCCTCCGTTCGGCGCGACGTCAGTCGTGA